The following proteins come from a genomic window of Kitasatospora sp. NBC_01246:
- a CDS encoding type I polyketide synthase, with translation MYSTHSDAIAVVGLSCRLPGASTPDELWRLLRHGETSVTEVPEGRWGELPTDGGQTVETGGSIPRWGGFLDQVDRFDPGFFGLSPREAVATDPQQRLMLELAWEALEYAGIVPATLDGRSAGVFFGAIWDDYATLLHQRGPQAVTQHSVTGLQRSMIANRVSYTLGLRGPSLVTDTGQSSSLVAVHQACESLRAGETDLALAGGVNLNLAPQSSIAVARFGGLSPTGRCHTFDARADGYVRGEGGAVVVLKRLADALADGDGVHCLILGGAVNNDGGGEGLTAPSPAAQEEVVRRAYRRAGVDPADVQYVELHGTGTKVGDPVEAAALGAALGRLREPGRPLAVGSAKTNVGHLEGAAGIVGLLKVALSLRHRELPPSLHYERPHPLIPLDSLHLRVQRELGPWPEPDRPLLAGVSSFGLGGTNCHVVLAAGPLPTASEPGLSEGGRTEGGPSEVGPSEVEVAEAGGSAAGPSGGGAGAARTVPWLLSGRSPAALRAQAAALLARLDERPGLRAADVGYSLAVTRSAFEQRAAVTGRDDAGLRRGLTALAAGGRAAEVLSGQAYGPARLAFLFAGQGSQRPGAGRVLYQEHPVFAAALDAVCEHVDAAAAAAGAGPDRPLRDVLFAAPGSAAADLLDGTGVAQPALFAIEVALFRLLESRGVRPDLLLGHSVGELAAAHVAGVFPLADACTLVTARGRLMQALPPGGAMAALQAGEQEVLPLLAGREHLVGLAAVNGPEATVVAGDAEEVERIAAHWRTAGRRTRRLRVSHAFHSPHMDAVLDDFRGVVAALDLRPPELPVVSTVTGDLVTAEEFGSAEYWVRHVRRPVRFLDGMRRLEREGVTAYLELGPDGTLATMGRDCLTEPARPGAGPVLVPTLRKDRPEADALVTALARLHVHGVEVDWAAEFAGHGARRVELPTYAFQRERYWLGGGVLPPAPVAGTATAPAAPAAPSGTDAVDRPERAPVGDRGPGALLDLVRSEAAAVLGHHDAGPVDPGLSFKELGFDSLTAVELRDRLGAATGLRLPTGLLFDHPTPLVLAERLGALLQPADRAAGSGALAELDRLERSLAALGPDSAAWERVEARLRSLLAARPRTDGDDPKPNRLRTATVDELFAFIDQEFRTS, from the coding sequence ATGTATTCCACTCACAGTGATGCGATAGCCGTTGTCGGCCTGTCGTGTCGGTTACCCGGAGCTTCGACTCCCGATGAGCTGTGGCGACTTCTCCGGCACGGTGAAACCTCTGTCACGGAGGTCCCGGAAGGCCGGTGGGGTGAATTGCCGACGGATGGCGGACAAACAGTCGAAACCGGCGGATCGATACCCCGATGGGGCGGTTTCCTCGATCAGGTCGACCGATTCGACCCCGGCTTCTTCGGCCTTTCCCCGCGCGAGGCGGTCGCGACGGACCCGCAGCAGCGGCTGATGCTGGAACTCGCCTGGGAGGCCCTGGAGTACGCCGGGATCGTCCCGGCGACGCTCGACGGACGATCGGCCGGTGTCTTCTTCGGCGCGATATGGGACGACTACGCGACCCTGTTGCACCAGCGCGGTCCGCAGGCCGTCACCCAGCACAGCGTGACCGGGCTGCAGCGCAGCATGATCGCCAACCGGGTCTCCTACACCCTCGGCCTGCGCGGGCCCAGCCTGGTGACCGACACCGGTCAGTCGTCCTCCCTGGTCGCCGTCCACCAGGCCTGTGAGAGCCTGCGCGCCGGCGAGACCGACCTCGCGCTCGCGGGGGGAGTGAACCTCAACCTCGCCCCGCAGAGCAGCATCGCCGTCGCCCGGTTCGGCGGCCTCTCGCCGACCGGCCGGTGCCACACCTTCGACGCCCGCGCGGACGGCTACGTCCGGGGTGAGGGCGGCGCGGTGGTCGTCCTGAAGCGCCTCGCGGACGCGCTCGCCGACGGCGACGGGGTGCACTGCCTGATCCTCGGCGGCGCGGTGAACAACGACGGCGGCGGTGAGGGGCTCACCGCACCCAGCCCGGCGGCCCAGGAGGAGGTCGTCCGGCGCGCCTACCGCCGGGCCGGGGTGGACCCGGCGGACGTCCAGTACGTGGAACTCCACGGCACGGGCACCAAGGTCGGCGATCCGGTGGAGGCCGCGGCCCTCGGCGCCGCCCTCGGGCGGCTACGGGAGCCCGGGCGGCCGCTGGCGGTCGGCTCGGCGAAGACCAACGTGGGGCACCTCGAAGGCGCCGCCGGGATCGTCGGGCTGCTGAAGGTCGCCCTGAGTCTGCGGCACCGGGAGCTGCCGCCCAGCCTCCACTACGAGCGCCCCCATCCGCTGATTCCGCTGGACTCGCTCCACCTGCGCGTGCAGCGGGAGCTGGGGCCGTGGCCGGAGCCGGACCGGCCGCTGCTGGCGGGAGTGAGTTCGTTCGGCCTCGGCGGGACCAACTGCCATGTGGTGCTGGCCGCCGGGCCCCTGCCGACCGCCTCGGAGCCGGGGCTCTCGGAGGGCGGGCGGACGGAGGGCGGGCCCTCGGAGGTCGGCCCCTCGGAGGTCGAGGTTGCGGAGGCCGGGGGCTCGGCGGCCGGGCCTTCGGGCGGCGGGGCGGGGGCGGCCCGGACGGTGCCGTGGCTGCTGTCCGGCCGCTCGCCGGCGGCGCTGCGGGCCCAGGCGGCCGCGCTGCTGGCGCGGCTCGACGAGCGGCCCGGGCTCCGCGCGGCGGACGTCGGGTACTCGCTGGCCGTGACGCGCTCGGCCTTCGAGCAGCGCGCCGCGGTGACCGGTCGGGACGACGCCGGGCTCCGGCGGGGCCTGACGGCGCTGGCCGCGGGCGGGCGCGCCGCCGAGGTGCTGTCGGGGCAGGCGTACGGGCCCGCCCGGCTCGCCTTCCTGTTCGCCGGTCAGGGCAGCCAGCGGCCGGGAGCGGGGCGTGTGCTCTACCAGGAACACCCGGTGTTCGCAGCGGCGTTGGACGCGGTCTGCGAGCACGTCGACGCGGCCGCGGCCGCCGCGGGAGCGGGCCCGGACCGGCCGCTGCGGGACGTGCTCTTCGCGGCACCGGGCTCCGCCGCCGCGGATCTGCTGGACGGCACCGGTGTCGCGCAGCCCGCCCTGTTCGCGATCGAGGTCGCCCTGTTCCGGCTGCTGGAGAGCCGGGGCGTCCGGCCGGACCTCCTGCTCGGCCACTCCGTCGGCGAACTGGCCGCCGCCCACGTCGCCGGGGTGTTCCCGCTCGCGGACGCCTGCACGCTGGTGACCGCCCGCGGCCGGCTCATGCAGGCGCTCCCGCCCGGCGGCGCCATGGCGGCGCTGCAGGCCGGTGAGCAGGAGGTGCTCCCGCTGCTGGCCGGCCGGGAGCACCTGGTCGGCCTCGCCGCCGTCAACGGCCCGGAGGCGACCGTGGTCGCCGGGGACGCCGAGGAGGTCGAGCGGATCGCGGCCCACTGGCGGACCGCCGGCCGCCGGACCAGAAGGCTGCGGGTGAGCCACGCGTTCCACTCCCCGCACATGGACGCCGTGCTGGACGACTTCCGCGGCGTCGTGGCGGCCCTGGACCTCCGGCCGCCGGAGCTGCCGGTCGTGTCCACGGTCACCGGCGATCTCGTCACGGCCGAGGAGTTCGGCTCGGCCGAGTACTGGGTGCGGCACGTGCGCAGGCCGGTGCGGTTCCTCGACGGCATGCGCCGGCTGGAGCGCGAGGGCGTCACCGCCTACCTGGAGCTCGGGCCGGACGGCACGCTCGCCACGATGGGCCGGGACTGTCTGACCGAGCCCGCGCGGCCGGGCGCCGGTCCCGTCCTCGTGCCCACGCTCCGCAAGGACCGGCCCGAGGCCGACGCACTGGTCACCGCACTCGCCCGGCTGCACGTCCACGGCGTCGAGGTGGACTGGGCGGCGGAATTCGCCGGGCACGGCGCCCGGCGGGTCGAGCTGCCCACCTACGCGTTCCAGCGGGAGCGGTACTGGCTCGGGGGCGGCGTGCTCCCGCCGGCCCCGGTGGCCGGGACGGCGACCGCGCCTGCCGCGCCTGCCGCGCCTTCCGGGACCGACGCGGTCGACCGGCCGGAGCGGGCGCCGGTCGGCGACCGGGGCCCGGGCGCGCTGCTCGACCTGGTGCGCTCCGAGGCGGCCGCCGTGCTCGGCCACCACGACGCCGGGCCGGTCGACCCCGGGCTCTCCTTCAAGGAGCTGGGCTTCGACTCGCTGACCGCGGTGGAGCTGCGGGACCGGCTCGGCGCGGCCACCGGGCTGCGGCTGCCGACCGGTCTGCTGTTCGACCATCCGACGCCTCTCGTCCTGGCCGAGCGGCTGGGCGCCCTGCTCCAGCCGGCGGACCGCGCGGCGGGCTCCGGGGCCCTGGCGGAGCTGGACCGGCTGGAGCGGTCGCTGGCCGCGCTCGGGCCGGACAGCGCCGCCTGGGAGCGGGTCGAGGCCCGGCTGCGGTCCCTGCTGGCCGCCAGGCCGCGAACCGACGGCGACGACCCGAAGCCGAACAGGCTGCGGACGGCGACGGTCGACGAGCTCTTCGCCTTCATCGACCAGGAGTTCCGCACCTCCTGA